A genomic window from Silurus meridionalis isolate SWU-2019-XX chromosome 21, ASM1480568v1, whole genome shotgun sequence includes:
- the si:ch211-225p5.8 gene encoding sodium channel subunit beta-1: MSPDISSLWALCLILMLSGWCDASCAEVDSMTEAVVGKEFLLGCISCKKREEVSGAATVDWHFKPAGGNDSFHIFHYEYPRSTILHEDFNSRLEWRGTKGTEDLQIGAIANLNVTFDDVGTYTCTFERTLFLPLGDEHVTIKKTVELIVLAEEKPELTAVISEIMMYVTIVGLQLWLIAVLVYCYKKISAENEAREARKALREKNKLIDSKDTCDGVHLE, encoded by the exons ATGTCTCCAGATATCTCGTCTCTCTGGGCTCTTTGCCTCATCCTGATGTTGt CTGGATGGTGCGATGCCAGCTGTGCCGAGGTGGACTCCATGACGGAGGCAGTGGTCGGGAAGGAGTTCCTGTTAGGATGCATCTCCTGTAAGAAGCGTGAGGAAGTCAGCGGTGCTGCGACGGTGGACTGGCATTTTAAACCCGCCGGAGGAAACGATTCCTTCCAC ATCTTTCATTATGAATACCCGAGATCCACCATCCTGCATGAGGACTTCAACTCTCGTCTGGAGTGGAGAGGAACCAAAGGCACGGAGGATCTCCAGATTGGAGCCATTGCCAACCTGAACGTCACGTTTGACGACGTCGGCACTTACACGTGCACGTTTGAGCGCACGCTTTTCCTACCACTCGGTGACGAACACGTGACCATCAAGAAAACAGTGGAGCTCATTGTCCTGGCAGAAG AGAAGCCTGAGTTGACCGCAGTGATTTCAGAGATCATGATGTACGTGACCATCGTGGGGCTGCAGCTGTGGCTGATCGCCGTGCTGGTCTACTGCTACAAAAAGATCTCGGCTGAGAACGAGGCTCGCGAGGCCAGAAAAGCTCTCCGTGAAAAAAACAA ACTTATCGACTCGAAGGACACTTGTGATGGCGTGCACTTGGAATAG
- the LOC124403615 gene encoding ETS1-related protein isoform X1: MEMFQAGYFTEDFRTQEVPVGFDFSSYDYSGEDLSFLLDSKGPGQSQYMDTYAEPHKEHVNTSKVHSTDSGLFNLDTFPEFSSWTSYTSVPDSMVMDRQTGGFQDSATQTYQSLFPACSSSQSGPFGPAVDSARHYRPAKELDHRAASGLEHAGDAERTYPLYETETQNKPVPYWPDYSSSGYCGQMLAHPPSSSSPAPLTSETFSPRVVKRRNTMTSQRMDRDSEVSPGMSAYPGSGPIQLWQFLLELLLDSTCHTFITWTGDGWEFKMSDPAEVAKRWGQCKNKPKMNYEKLSRGLRYYYHKNIIHKTAGKRYVYRFVCDVQSMLGKSAQEVLASMNISPVSAGTQTPAKSEETADVWQH, from the exons ATGGAGATGTTCCAGGCTGGTTATTTCACTGAGGACTTCAGGACTCAGGAGGTTCCTGTTGGATTTGATTTCAGCTCCTATG ACTACAGTGGTGAAGACCTGTCCTTTTTGTTAGACAGTAAAGGCCCGGGCCAGTCGCAGTACATGGACACGTACGCAGAACCGCACAAGGAGCATGTGAACACCTCCAAAG TTCACTCCACGGATTCAGGCTTATTTAATCTGGACACTTTCCCAGAGTTCAGCAGCTGGACATCGTACACCAGCG TTCCAGACAGTAtggtgatggacagacagacaggaggaTTTCAGGATTCCGCCACTCAGACGTATCAGAGTCTGTTCCCGGCGTGTTCATCGTCCCAGAGCGGCCCGTTCGGCCCGGCCGTGGACTCCGCCAGACATTACCGTCCCGCCAAAGAGCTGGACCACAGAGCGGCATCCGGTTTAGAGCATGCAG GTGATGCAGAGAGAACCTACCCTTTATACGAGACCGAGACCCAAAACAAACCCGTACCTTACTGGCCAGATTATTCTTCATCGGGTTACTGTGGTCAGATGCTCGCTCATCCTCCGTCATCCTCCTCTCCGGCTCCACTCACCTCCGAGACATTTTCTCCTCGTGTGGTGAAGAGACGCAACACCATGACATCTCAGAGAATGGACAGAGACAGCGAGGTGTCTCCAGGGATGTCCGCTTACCCAG GATCAGGACCGATTCAGCTGTGGCAGTTCCTCCTGGAGCTCCTCTTAGACTCGACGTGTCACACCTTCATCACCTGGACCGGAGACGGCTGGGAATTCAAAATGTCCGACCCTGCAGAG GTGGCTAAAAGGTGGGGTCAGTGCAAGAACAAACCCAAAATGAACTACGAGAAGCTGAGCCGTGGCCTGCGCTACTACTACCACAAGAACATCATCCACAAAACCGCCGGCAAGCGATATGTCTACCGTTTTGTCTGCGACGTACAGAGCATGCTCGGGAAAAGTGCCCAAGAAGTTCTGGCTAGCATGAACATCTCACCGGTGAGCGCAGGAACGCAGACGCCGGCCAAGTCCGAGGAGACCGCAGACGTCTGGCAGCATTAA
- the LOC124403615 gene encoding ETS1-related protein isoform X2, with the protein MEMFQAGYFTEDFRTQEVPVGFDFSSYDSKGPGQSQYMDTYAEPHKEHVNTSKVHSTDSGLFNLDTFPEFSSWTSYTSVPDSMVMDRQTGGFQDSATQTYQSLFPACSSSQSGPFGPAVDSARHYRPAKELDHRAASGLEHAGDAERTYPLYETETQNKPVPYWPDYSSSGYCGQMLAHPPSSSSPAPLTSETFSPRVVKRRNTMTSQRMDRDSEVSPGMSAYPGSGPIQLWQFLLELLLDSTCHTFITWTGDGWEFKMSDPAEVAKRWGQCKNKPKMNYEKLSRGLRYYYHKNIIHKTAGKRYVYRFVCDVQSMLGKSAQEVLASMNISPVSAGTQTPAKSEETADVWQH; encoded by the exons ATGGAGATGTTCCAGGCTGGTTATTTCACTGAGGACTTCAGGACTCAGGAGGTTCCTGTTGGATTTGATTTCAGCTCCTATG ACAGTAAAGGCCCGGGCCAGTCGCAGTACATGGACACGTACGCAGAACCGCACAAGGAGCATGTGAACACCTCCAAAG TTCACTCCACGGATTCAGGCTTATTTAATCTGGACACTTTCCCAGAGTTCAGCAGCTGGACATCGTACACCAGCG TTCCAGACAGTAtggtgatggacagacagacaggaggaTTTCAGGATTCCGCCACTCAGACGTATCAGAGTCTGTTCCCGGCGTGTTCATCGTCCCAGAGCGGCCCGTTCGGCCCGGCCGTGGACTCCGCCAGACATTACCGTCCCGCCAAAGAGCTGGACCACAGAGCGGCATCCGGTTTAGAGCATGCAG GTGATGCAGAGAGAACCTACCCTTTATACGAGACCGAGACCCAAAACAAACCCGTACCTTACTGGCCAGATTATTCTTCATCGGGTTACTGTGGTCAGATGCTCGCTCATCCTCCGTCATCCTCCTCTCCGGCTCCACTCACCTCCGAGACATTTTCTCCTCGTGTGGTGAAGAGACGCAACACCATGACATCTCAGAGAATGGACAGAGACAGCGAGGTGTCTCCAGGGATGTCCGCTTACCCAG GATCAGGACCGATTCAGCTGTGGCAGTTCCTCCTGGAGCTCCTCTTAGACTCGACGTGTCACACCTTCATCACCTGGACCGGAGACGGCTGGGAATTCAAAATGTCCGACCCTGCAGAG GTGGCTAAAAGGTGGGGTCAGTGCAAGAACAAACCCAAAATGAACTACGAGAAGCTGAGCCGTGGCCTGCGCTACTACTACCACAAGAACATCATCCACAAAACCGCCGGCAAGCGATATGTCTACCGTTTTGTCTGCGACGTACAGAGCATGCTCGGGAAAAGTGCCCAAGAAGTTCTGGCTAGCATGAACATCTCACCGGTGAGCGCAGGAACGCAGACGCCGGCCAAGTCCGAGGAGACCGCAGACGTCTGGCAGCATTAA